In the Aggregatilinea lenta genome, GATCAGTTCGTTCTTCGCGCCGGAGATCAGGCTGAGCATGGCGCGCGGGTTGTGCTTTTTATCGTCCAGGTTTAGCTCGGCCAGCGTCTGCTTGACGATCTTGAGCTGGTCGTCCGTGTCGTAAATGATGTAATCGCGTGAGAACGCGTCGGTATAGTCGGCCTCTTTGCGCAGGATGCGCGCGCAGATCGAGTGGAACGTGCCGATGGTCAGGCCGTCCATCATGCCGGGTTGGCTGCACAGCCCCAGGACGCGGTTTTCCATCTCGCGGGCGGCCCTGTTGGTGAACGTCACCGCCATGATGTGCCACGCGGGGACGCCCATCTCGGTGACGAGGTAGGCGATACGGTGGGTAAGGACGCGCGTCTTGCCGCTGCCTGGTCCGGCGAGGACCAGGATCGGCCCGTCGCCTGCCGAGACGGCCTCGGCCTGCTGCTTGTTCAGTCCTGCCAGGATGTCGGATGCTGCCACGCTGATCGCTCCTTTGTTCTGTTACAAGGCTATTGTAACGGGGCGTGCGCCGTGCTGCCAGACCGATTCGCGTGAATGTCACCTGGGGGAGGTCGAGACCGTAAAGCCTACTGAGGAGGGAAACCTTGCTCCCTCGCCAGCAGATCCCCGGCGAGGGAGCCAATCGAAGCAAGCGAACGTCAGGCGGAGGCGTCCTGCAAAATACCCTGCACGGCTTCCAGGGGCATATACATCGTTTCGGCGATGGCCTCCGGCGATAGGCCCTCTTTGCGGAAGCGCACCACCACGACGTCGAGCGGCTCCCCGATTTCGATCAGGTAGCCGTCCGGATCGTACACGCGCAGCACGCGCTGGCCCCAGGGCTGCGCCTGGATCGGGTGCGCTGTTGGGACCTGTGCCTCGGCCAACTGCGCCGCGACCTCGTCCAGATCGGCAGCTTCAAAATACACTTCCACGTTATCACAGCCCAGCTTTCCGGCGCTGGCGGGGCGATTGTAAATCAGTTGGTTGGCGTATTCCGCCTCCCAGATCGCCAACCCACCGGTATAGCCCACGTTCAGCCCAAAATCCGCCACGACCTGCATCCCCAACAGCCCCTCGTAAAACTGACGCGAAGCCGGTACGTCGCGCACGAAAAGCACCGTGGACTGGAACTTCACATCCATTGCTGAACCCTTTCGAAATAGTACAGCTCACATGTTCTATTATACGCGGGAATCAGGAATTTTGGTGCAGTTCAAGCGCCATTGGCCACATGAGATTTGGCAGCGTCGTTATATAATAGGCTTAAGATTTAGGAGATCTATCGATGAGCACACTTGAGCAGGAAATTATCGAGAAATTTCAGCAGCTCAACACGCAGGCAAAACAGCGTGTATTGGCGCAGCTCGAAGGCGAGATGCAAGCGACATTCGATTACGCGCGCTGGTGGTCGGACGTGGAGACGTTGCAGTCCGCTATGCAAAAACGCCTGGGCGAACACTCCACCACAGGCGCATTATCCCTTCTGGATGATCTGCGTGAGGAAGCCTCGTAGCACAAGCTATTCGATTTGATCCATCCCAACTAAAGCGCGTTGTGCACTTTTGGGGTTGTACCGGCCAAGATAGCGTTGTGTCAGGAGCACCTCACCCCCTGGCCCATAGGCGTTAAGCTAACGACCCAAAGTAACTGTTTCTCCTGGCGTCAACGCAAAGCGCGAGCGGTGGTAACCGTAGGGGTAGGGCTTGCCCTACCCGGCTTTTCGCTCAACAGGCGGGGCAAGCCCCGCCCCTACGAAAGGCCGTGTTCCCCTCGGAAATGCTTAACTTAATGCGTATGCCCCCTGCCCCCTCTCCAATCGGATTGGAGAGGGGAAACGAGCGTCAGCGAGTGGGGTGAGGTTTCTTCTTTCCCATTCCAACCCGCTCAAAAAAAATCCACAGCAACTTCTAGCGTTGCGATCAGTCCCGCCGCAGCACCTCGCGGGGCTTACTGCCGCTTTCCGCCGGGCCAACGATGCCCTCATTTTCCATGATGTCGATCAGGCGCGCGGCGCGTGTGTAGCCGATCCGCAGGCGGCGCTGAAGCAGCGAAATCGAGGCTTTGTTCAGGCGCTTGACCAGCTCCACCGCCTCGTCGTACATCTCGTCGCGGCCATCGCCGCCATCGTCGTCCCCGACGTCGAAGTTAGGCTGATTGCTGTCATCCCAGAACGCCTGCTGCTGGCCCGGCTCCCCGCGCATTGCGGGCCGCGACCCGCTGCGTCCGTTGCCGTTGGTCTTCGGGAAGCTCACCAGCCCGTCTTCCTGCGGCGCACTGGACTTGTTCAGGCCCTGCGTCTTCCAGTAGCGTGTCACGTTGTTGATCTCCTCGTCGGAGACGTACACGCCCTGCATACGCAGCGGTGCGGGCGCGTCCGGCGACTGGTAGAGCATGTCGCCGCGCCCAAGCAGCTTTTCCGCGCCCGGTTGGTCGAGGATCACGCGCGAGTCCATCATCGACGCCACAGCGAACGCGATACGCGCCGGGAAATTGGCTTTGATCAGGCCCGTGACCACGTCCACGCTGGGCCGCTGCGTGCTGATGATCAGGTGAATGCCGGTCGCGCGGGCCATCTGCGCCAGGCGCGCCAGCAGCTTTTCCGTCTCGTCCGGCGCAAGCATCATCAGGTCGGCCAATTCGTCGATCACCACGATGATGTACGGCATACGCTTTTCGTCGGGGCGCAGCTTGCCGTTGTAGTCCACGATGTTGCGCGCACCGACCGCCGCAAACCTGCGGTAGCGGTCGTCCATTTCGCGCTGAACCCACTGCAAGACTCCCACGATGCGCTCCAGGTCGACCACCACCGGCGACAGCAGGTGCGGGATGCCGTTGTAGCCGGTCAGCTCGACGCGCTTGGGGTCCACCATGATGAACTGTAAGTCTTCGGGCGCGTTCGACAGCAGCAGGCAGTTGATGATCGTATTGACGCACACCGACTTACCGGAGCCGGTCGTGCCTGCGATCAGCAGGTGCGGCATGGCGGTCAGGTCAGCGGCGACGGGCGTCCCGTCCACGCTGAGGCCGAGCGCGATACGCAGCTTGGAATTGATGCGGCGGAACTCCGGCGAGTCCATCACGTCGTACAGGTTCACCGCCGTGATCTCGTCGTTGGGCACTTCAATGCCGACGAAGCCCTTACCCGGCACAGGCGCTTCGACACGGATCGAGCGCGCGGCCAGCGCCAGGGCGAGGTCGGCGTCCAGGCGGGCGATGGAACTCACCTTGACGCGCGTGCGCTTGCCGGAGCGGTTGACGAGGTAATCCGGCTCGACGCCGAACTGCGTGATCACCGGGCCGGGGTTGACTTCCACGACCTTGCCCGGCGCGCCGAAGCTGTCCAGCGTGTCCTCGATCATGCGCGCTTTGTCGAGCAGGATCTCGTCGTCGACGCGCTGCTCGCTGCCCTTCTTGAGCAGGTTGCGGAAGTCGGGCACTTCCCAGCGCAGCTTCTGCGACGCGGTGCGCGCGGGCGCAGGCTGGCCCTCGTCTTTGTCCTTCAGCGCGCCCAGGCTGACCGCGTCGCGGCGCGTGAGATCGCGCGCGGCCTGTACGGCGGCAGTACCCGCTGCCGCAGCAGTAGCAGCAGCCGCAGACGCGATTGACGCCACGTCCTCGCGGCGAGAGGGGGCCGGGCGCTCGGTAGACAGCGGACGGTTGGCCGGGCGCGACGGCGGTTTAGCGGCAGACTGCGGACGTCCCGCTGATACTGGCGCGGGCGCTTCTTCCGGTTCCTCGTCGGGCGGCGTCTCCGCTGCGGCGGGCGTGGTGTCGTCCGTCACGGCGGGCGTTTCTACCGTAGCGCGCATGGTCGGCGTCTCGACCGGGACCTCGGCGGACGTCTCTTCCGCGACGGCCTTTTCTGTCTCCTCGTCGCCGGACCCGTTCGCGCCCGTGTCGGACATCACCGGTGAGCGCGGCAGGCTCGACCCGACCGGGGCGGGCTGCTCGTCTCCGTCGCCATTCGTGCCGGACGGCGTAGGCCGGGAGCCGGGGCGCCCCGGAATCGGAGCGCGCACGGGCGCGACGCTGCCGGGCATCGGACGGCGCGAGATCAGGCCCTGAGGACGGGCGTCGCCGGTAAAAAAGGCCGGACGCGCGCGCGGTTCCTCGACGGACATCGCCTCGCCGTCGTCGCCCAGATCGATGGCTTCGAACGCTTCATCGTCGTCATCGTCCAGGTCAGCGTCATCCACATCAAACGCGGACGATTGGGCGGGTGCGGTCATCGCCTCGTCCTCGTCCGCATCATGCGCCGCTGCCGCAGAGACGAACGGATTATGTCCGGGCAGCGTTCCAGCGGCGGCGGGACGCGCAGGCACGGCAGTGGGCCGGTCTTCACTCCCCGGCACGGCAGCGGAAAGCGGCGTCCGGCGGGGCTGCTCATCTTCGTCGTCGTCCAGGTCCCCGTCCGGCATCTCGACCACTGGCGGCACGTGTCGCGGCGGCATGCCGGGGCGCGAGGGCAGTCCCATCGCCTGCGCGCGGTCGCGCACGGGCGGCAGCGCATCCGACTCGTCCGGCGGCGTCATCCGGCCTGCCGCGTCTTGCTCCGGTCGCTGCGACGGTCCGGCGGCGCGCTGCGGATCGAATGGCGGGATGCGGCGGCCCGGCAGCGGGCGGCTGAACGGACGGTACGGCTCTTTGTCGTCCCCCTGCTCGCCATCCCCGGACTCGACCGGCGCGGCGGATGCAGCAGGCGCGTTCCCTGGCAGCATCCGTGACGGCGCTCCGGGCAGCGGACGCGGCCCGCGCGGCGCAGGTGACTCCTCCGCTGCGGCGGGTGCAGCCGGAGTCGTCGCACCGGCGTCCTCGTCCTCGTCGTCGTCCTCGTCGTCGAATGCGTCGAGCGCGTCCCGGTCCGCACCCCGATCGGGGCGGTCGAGCGCCAGCGCCGCCCCGGCAACCGCCGCGGCCAGCGGGCGCGCCATCGGAGAGCGAGAAGGCTGATCCGGTTTTTCGGATGCCTTTTCCTTTTCTTTGCCGCCTTGCTTATCGCCGCGCGATTTCGCGTCCGGCGTCTCGTCCGCGCCGTCGCCCGATCCGCCGCGCCGCATCAGGCTGCCGAAGCGCCCAAAGCGCGATCCGCTCGCCTGCTCGTCCGTCTCAGACTCGTCCTCACCAACAGAAGCAGGTCGCTTGCCGTCGCCGGGCTTCGCTTCCTCGCGGGAAGCCGATCCGCCGAACAGCGACGGCTTGCGGAAGCGCGATGTCGCAGGCTCCGGCTTGCTCTCGCCGGATGCCGTGACGCCAGGGGATGCTTCCGCCAGGGACGCCGTGACGTCCACGCTGGGATTGGTTTCTTCGTCGCCGCGCCGCCGGATCACCGGGCGCGGGCGCTCCGGCGCGTCCTGGCTGGCAGACGCGGGAACGCCGCTGCCCCCCGGCGCCTGACCCTGCCCGCCACCCGTTACGGCTGCAGGCGCCAGCGGCATCTGGCGCGGTCCGGACCGGGGCCGCGAGGGTGACGGTGACGGAGATAGTGCGGCTCGCGCCTCGCCGGGCCGCGCCACGGCGACCGACTCCGCCTGGGCAACTTCGCGCGCGAGGCGTCGCTGGGTGCGGTCGCCGCGCGTGCGCAGGAAGATCACGCCGGACACCGCGAACTGGCCGATCTGGATCGCGGAGACGTTGAAGGTCAGCATCACGCCCAGCACCAGCCAGCCGATCATCAGCACCAGCGTGCCCCAATCGCCCAACTGGCTGAGCAGGAAGAAGTAAATCTGGTGGCCGAACCACCCGCCGCCTTCGCCGGTTTTCACCGCCAGATCGTACGAGATCGGTTTAAACGTCTCGACCGTCGGCGCGGCGTCGTCGACGAGCTGCAGCATCTGGAGCCATGCCAGCGCCCCGCCGTACAACACCAGCGCCCCCACGACGCGGAAATAGTCGACGTCGAACATCTGCCCGCCGAAGTAGCGCAGCATCAGCCAGATGCCGATGCCGAAGCACAACGCGGGCCACACGATCTTGCCCCAGCCAAACAACTGCGACAGGAAGCGGTTGATGGTGCCCGTCAGGCCGCCTTCGACCGGCGGCAGCACGCCGAGCGACATCGACGGCAAAATGCCGAACAGCATGATCCCGCCCAATACCACCAGGGCCACGCCGATCAGGTCGAGCTTGCGGTCCAGGTCGAGTCCGCGATTGACGATGCGCGGGGCCTGACGCGCGTCCGGCAGGGCTTTGGCCTGCGTCCGCGAGCGGGATGCGGTACCGGAGCGCGCGGAGGACGGTGTGGGGCGGCCCGATGCCGCGCCGGGCAGGGCCGTCGCCGGGCGCGCGGACTGCTCGCGGCTGGGCAGTCCGGCAGCGCGCGCGGACTTGTCGCCCGATTTGCCTTGACCGCCTTTGTCTTTACCCTTGCCGAAAAATGGAAGCTTGCCCCTGAGGCCGTCGCCCTTTTCCTTGTTATCTTTGCCCTTTTTACCCTGGCTCTTGCTGCTGCCTCCGCCGGGTGTGGCTGTGAACGGGCCGGAGCGCGCCGAAGAGCCGGGCGGGTTCGAGCCGCCGGGCCGCGATCCGGAGCGTCCCCCCGGCAGGCCGCTGCCCCCCGGACGATCCCCGCCCAGGCCAGCCGGTCGCGCGCCGGGCAGATTGCTACTCCCGCCGCCGGGACGGTCGCCGCCCAACCCGCCGGGCCGGGGACTCGACCGTTCGCCAGGCAGGCCGCCCCCACCGGGGCGATCGCCACCCAGGCCGGAAGGACGTGCGCCGGGCGTGCCGGGCAGGCCGGGACGCCGCGTACCGAGGTCGATGTCATCGTCATCGTCGTCATCGTCGCGGTTGAGGAAGGGGCTGCGCTGCGCGCTGGAGCTGCCGGGCATGCCGGGACGCGGGCTGGACCCGCTGCGCGGTGGGCCAGCAGCCCCCGTGCTGCGATCTCCGTACGGATTCGGGCGCACCGAGCCGCCGGGCAAGCCGCCCCCCGGACGATCGCCGCCTAAGCCGGATGGGCGCGCGCCGGGCGTGCCGGGCAAACCGCCCCCACCGGGGCGATCGCCGCCGGATGGCCGCGCGCCGGGTGTGCCGGGCAGGCCGGGACGTGGCGACCCGGACGATCCGCGATCGGGCAAGCCTGTGGGCTGGGCGCGGCGCTCCCCGAACGGGCCGCCGCCCGCGCTGCCCCCACTGCGATCGCGCCCGCCGGAATCCGATCCGACAAACGGGCTGCGCTGCGCGCTGGCCGGTTTGTCGTCGTCCTTGTCTTTTTTGCCGAAGGGAGATGAAAAGCGCCCGCCTGGCTTTTTGTCGTCGTCCGACGACGCGCGGCCAGAGGACCGGGAATGACTGTCTGTGTCGCCCTTGCCCACGATGCCGGACAGCGCACCAAAGCGCCCACCGCCCGTATCGTTCTTCTCTTTTTTAGCATCCTTGTCGTCGCCACGCGCGCCGACCGGGAAGCGTCGCCCACCGCCGGACTCTTTGCCGCCAGAGTCCTTGTCGCTGCGACCGCTCAGCGGGAAGCGTCGCCCGCCGGAATCCTGCTTCGGATCGCGCGCAGGCTGCTTTTCGTCGTCGTCATCCCGTCTACGAAATCGATCCATTGTGACCGCTACACCTGTAACACTTAACCTGTAGGGAAGGCGGGCGATATACTCGTTTGTACGTAGAATACGCCCTCATTGTCGCAAACTAAAACACCACCGTCCAGGTAACGGTGATCCCAATTATACCATATTAGAACATATGGTCTACTAATTTGCGGGACCACTTGAGATACGCCGCGCCGCACACCGCGCCAGTCCGGCCCCGCGCCTGGACTCAAAGTCCAAGCATATAACAGAAACGGGGAGAACACCAAGCTCTCGGTGCTCCTCCGCCATCACAGTCACACGACGCGGCGCTGTACCAGCGCCGCAGAAGTAAACCGGTGGTTTTTCGTAGGGGCGATGCTTGCTCTACCTCGACATAACCAGAGACATGTTTACGTCCCGCTGTACGAGTCGATTGCGGCGTTGGCTTTGATCACCGAACGGTAGTACGCGGCGCTGTCCTTCGGGCGGCGTTGGCCGGTGTCGTAATCGATGTGGACGATGCCGAAACGCTTGCCATAACCCAACGACCACTCAAAGTTGTCCATCAGGCTCCACACGAAGTAGCCCTTCAGCGGCGCGCCCTGCTCGATGGCGGCGGCGCAGGCGCGCAGATGATCGCGCAGATAGGCCGTACGGCGCGGGTCGTGCACCTGCCCGCTCGTGACCGCGTCGTCGAAGGCCGCGCCGTTTTCGGTCACGTATAGCGCTTTGGGCTGGTAATCCTTGTGCAGCCGCACGATCAGGTCGTGCAGACCCTGTGGGTAGATCTCCCAGCCCATCTCGGTGCGCTCCGGGTTCCAGTCCGGCTTCGCCCCCAGCAGGTGACGGGTGTAATAGTTGATGCCAATGTAGTCCACCGGGGCGCTGATCAGGCTCATGTCGCCCGGCTCGATTTGCAGCGCCGAAAATTCGGGCTGATCCAGCAGCTCCGCCGGGTATTCCCCGCGCAGCACCGGCTCGATGAACCAGCGGTTGCCCCAGGCATCCTTCAGGCGCGCCTCGGCCAGCACCTCGGGATCGTTATTCTCGGTGTAGATCGGCCCGAAGTTGAGCACGATGCCAACCTGCGCCTCCGGTCCGGCATTCTGCCGCAGTACGGGCACCGCCGCCCCATGCGACAGCAGCGCGTGGTGGCCCACCTGCACCGCCAGCCTGGTATCGGCCAACCCCGGCGCGTGAACGCCCAGCGCGTGCCCGACGTAGGCGAAGACGTACGGCTCGTTGTGCGTGGTCCAGTGCTTCACGCGGTCACCCAGGCGGCGCGACACGATGTCCGCATAGTGCACGAACTGCTCGACGATGGCGCGCGATCCCCAACCGTCCTGCTCGTCCTGAAGCGCCTGCGGCAGATCCCAGTGGTAGAGCGTAGCGAAGGGTGTGATGTTCGCCGCCAGCAGCGCGTCCACCAGCCGGTCGTAAAAGTCCAGCCCGGCCTCGTTGACCGGTCCCTGACCCTGCGGCAAAATGCGCGGCCACGCAATCGAAAAGCGGTACGCGTCCAGCCCCAGGTCCTGCATCAGCGCCACGTCGTCTAAATAGTGGTGGTAGTGATCGGCAGCGACGTCGCCGGTATCGCCGTTCTCGACCTTGCCGGGCGTGTGGGAGAAGCGATCCCAGATCGATTCGCCGCGGCCATCTTCAGACACTGCGCCTTCAATCTGGTACGACGCCGTCGCCGCGCCCCAGATGAAACTCGATGGAAATTCAAACGGTGTCACGAGCTGACGTCCTTTCACGATCGGGGAAGTTTCAGTCACGGAAAGTATACCAGATTCGCCCAAACACATCGCATTTGCCCGCCACAGCAGAACCTATGGTTGACTTTAAAACCAATAAGTTTTATTCTAAACTTCACAGTTCTAACAAGGAGAAAAACAACATGCCCCGAGGACGCTACCAGCAAAAACAATGGGAGGTCCGCGAACAGGCGATCCTTGACACACTCGAAGTGCTGTCCGCCGAGCGCGGCTTCAACACCATCACCATGGATGATCTCGCGACCACGGTTGGCATATCGAAGGCGACGCTGTACCAGCACTTCCCTAGCAAAGACGAGATGGTGTCGCGCCTGTTGGCGCAGCACGAGGATCGTTTCCTCGACTGGCTGGACCAGATCGGCAGTGAGCCAGCCACGGTCCGCCTGAGCCATATTATGCTCTACCTGTTGGAAGGGCACGTCAAGCCACTGCAAGGACCACCCGGCGTCGAGATCGAAAACATTATGGCGGTGTTCGAGCGCGATCGTGCGCTGGTGGAGCGGCACGACGAAATTCTGAAACAGCTGGTCGCCATCATCGAAGAAGGCCAGTCCGGCGGGACAATCACGCCTCTGCTGACACCAGATGCGATCATCGCGGCCATGTTCGCCCTCAGCAAACTGCCGGAGGGCATCAGACACAACCCGGTTCCTCTAGATCACATCGTCTTGTTCTTCGAGCGCGCTATCCGCGCAGAGTGAGTTCGCATCTCGAACGCTATTTATATAAGAAGGAAGGAACGTCATGCGTGAATCGGCGATCGATCATCGCCCGGAGCAGGATCACGTGAGCGAGGCGCACAACCGACGGCGCTGGTACGCGCTGCTGATCCTGAGCCTGAGTCTCATGCTGACTATCATCGACGGGACCATCGTCAATATCGCAATCCCGTCGATTCAAGCGACCTTCGGCGTCAGCATTCGCGACGTCGAATGGGTCAACTCGATCTATTCGCTGGTCTTCGCCGCGACGCTCATCCTGTGGGGCAAAATCGGGGATCAGTACGGGCGGCGGCTGTTGTTCGTCATCGGGCTGCTGCTGTTCGGCCTGGGATCGGCGCTGGTCGGCGCATCCACCAGCATCGGGATGCTGGTCGCCATGCGCGCCCTGCAAGGACTGGGAGCGGCAGTCCTCAGTCCCAGCACGCTCTCGATCATCACCACGACCTTTAAAGATAAGGAGCGCGGCATCGCCTTCGGCATTTGGGGTGCAACGGCGGGTGTCGCAGCAGCGCTCGGCCCGTTGCTTGGCGGATGGATCATCACCAATGCATCCAACTGGGGCTGGGCTACCAGCATCACGGGAGATTCGTGGCGGTGGGCGTTCTACATCAACATTCCTATCGTGATCATCGCACTGGTGGGCAGCTTCTGGGCCATCCGCGAATCCCGCGACGAGCACGCCTCGCACCATCTTGACGTCGCTGGCTCGGTGTTGGGCGGGCTGGGCCTCGGCGGGATCGTGTTCGGGTTGATCGAGGGGGAGACGTACGGCTGGTGGTCGCCTAAAGCCGCGTTTGCAATCGGCGGCTGGGAATGGCCGCTGGACAGCATCTCGATCATACCCCTATCCCTGTTGGCTGGCGCGCTGCTGCTGGTGATCTTCGTCACGTTCGAGTTATGGCTGGAGCGCCAGGGGCGCGAGCCGCTGTTCGAGTTCAGTCTGCTGCGCTACACCAGCTTCCGCTTCGGAATGCTCACCGGGCTGATCGTGAACCTGGGCGAGCTGGGCATCCTATTCGCACTGTCGATTTTCCTGCAAAGCGTGAAGGAACTCAGCGCCTTCGATACGGGCTTGGCACTGCTGCCACTGGCGTTGGCCTCTCTGATCGCTGCGCCGCTGGCCGGGGCATTTTCGGCGCGCGTCGGGCCAAAGTGGATCGTCACGGCGGGCATGACGTTCGAGGCGATGTCGCTGTTTTGGCTAAGCAGGCTGATCTCGTCGGACGTCTCGGTCAACACGCTGGCCGCGCCGCTGACCCTCTATGGGCTGGGGCTTGGACTGGCCATTGCGCAGCTGACCAGCCTGACCCTGTTCGACATTCCCGGTCCGAAGGCTGGTATCGCCGCCGGCGCGAACAGCACGATCCGGCAGGTCGGTGCGGCGTTGGGCATCGCCATCATCGGCACAGTGTTGACCTCTACCCAAACCGACGCGGCGGATAAGGGCCTGCGCCAGAGCGAACTGCTGGCATCGCCGCCGTTCGTCGCCATGCGTGACCAGATCCTCGGTGCACTGCACAGCAGCGAGGGCTTCAACCAGCAAGACATGGCCGTCATGATGTCCGGCTCGGCAGCCTCCAGTGCGGAAAACCAGCCGCCCGCCGGGGTCCCAGAGCAGGCGCTGGCGACGGAAATACCCGGCGATACCCAGGGCATACCCGCTGTGGCGGCCCAGGGCGTGCCGGACGGTGCGAACATGGGGCAGAGCGGCCCGCCAACGGGCGATCCCGGGCAGGAAATCAAGTCGATCTTCTTCGACGCACTCGCTAAGGCAACCGCCAACAGCGCCCTGGCCGCAGCAATTTTCGTCGCCTTAGGTGCGATAAGTTCGCTGCTGCTGCCCAACCCTCACGTCGAGGAGGAATCGAGCGCCGCGTGATGGGATGATCCCGAGCTAGCTGCCGACGAGAGACGGGCGCGACCCGTCTCTCTTTTCTGCATTGAGCCGCTGTGAGTGGGGACAACGCCAATCCCTTACGATGGTCCCGTTGGTCCTACGTCACGTCGGGAAAGCCTGTTATACTGAACGCCAAGTGCGGCGCGTGAGCCAGGAGTTCAGTATGCGACAGTTTATTGCAGATCGGGTCCTTTCCGTTCCGCCGTCGGGCATCCGGCGGTTTTTCGACATCAGCGCGACGATGGACGATGTGATCTCGCTCGGCATCGGCGAGCCGGATTTCGTCACCCCGCCGCCGATCGTGCAGGCCGGGATCGCGTCGCTGGAAGCGGGCGAGACGCATTACACCAGCAACAGCGGCACCGTCGAGCTGCGCCGGGCGATCTCCGACTACCTCAAGCGGCTGTACAGCATCGACTACAACCCGGACAACGAGATCCTCGTCACGGTCGGCGTGAGCGAAGCGCTGTACCTGATCATGACGGCCCTGCTCAACCCCGGCGACGAGGTGATCGTGCCGCAGCCGTGCTTCGGCGCGTACACCGCCGAGGTCACCTTTGCGACCGGCGTCCCGGTGATCATCGACACCTCCCCCGCGCGGGACTTCCAGGTGACCGGCGAGGAGATCGAAGCGGCCATCACACCCCGCACCAAAGCGATCCTGATCGGCTATCCCAACAACCCCACTGGCGCGATCATGACGCGCGAGGGGCTGGCCGAGATCGCCGCCATCGCGGAAAAGCACGACCTGATCGTGATCTCGGACGAGATCTACGACCGGCTGATCTACGGCGTGGAGCACACACACTTCGCCACGCTGGACAACATGCGCGAACGCACGGTCGTGTTGGGCGGGTTCAGCAAGAGCCACGCCATGACCGGCTGGCGTCTTGGCTATGCCGTCGGTCCGGCGCTGCTGATCGACGCCATGCGCAAGATCCACCAGTACACGATCATGTCCGCGCCGACGACTGCCCAGATCGCCGTAGCGACGATGCTGCCCAACGCCGAGGACGCAGTCGCGCTGATGCGCACGGAGTACGACCGGCGGCGCAAGCTGATCGTCTCCGGCTTCAATTCGCTGGGGCTGACCTGCTTCGAGCCGCGCGGCGCGTTTTACTGCTTCCCCAACATCGGAGCGGCGGGCATGGACGAAACAGCCTTCGCCGAAACGCTGCTGTCAGAGGAACGGGTCGCGGTCGTGCCCGGCTCGGCTTTCGGGGCCAGCGGCGTGGGCTACGTCCGCGCCTGCTACGCCACGTCCTACGACAAGATCGAAGAGGCGCTGGAACGCATCCACCGCTTCATGCAGCGCCACGGCTGATGCCCTTGCGCGACAGCGCAGTTAGGCCCAAAATCTGGGTATCGCACGCCCGGAGAGTAGTCGCCAGGGTAGGAGCAGACCAGTGGATACCACGAGCTACGATGAATTCTTAGTGAGCATGACCCAAATCCTCGACGAACGGATGCGGATGCATGCCCGGCTACAAGAAAAACTGTCCGAATTCACCAACCGGCTGTTCAATGCCATCGAAGCGGTGCTGGAAGAAGCGAACCAGCGGCAGATCCCGGGGCTGGGCAAGTCGCGCCGCTTTGCGCACCCATCAGGCAAGGGC is a window encoding:
- a CDS encoding VOC family protein yields the protein MDVKFQSTVLFVRDVPASRQFYEGLLGMQVVADFGLNVGYTGGLAIWEAEYANQLIYNRPASAGKLGCDNVEVYFEAADLDEVAAQLAEAQVPTAHPIQAQPWGQRVLRVYDPDGYLIEIGEPLDVVVVRFRKEGLSPEAIAETMYMPLEAVQGILQDASA
- a CDS encoding DNA translocase FtsK, which gives rise to MDRFRRRDDDDEKQPARDPKQDSGGRRFPLSGRSDKDSGGKESGGGRRFPVGARGDDKDAKKEKNDTGGGRFGALSGIVGKGDTDSHSRSSGRASSDDDKKPGGRFSSPFGKKDKDDDKPASAQRSPFVGSDSGGRDRSGGSAGGGPFGERRAQPTGLPDRGSSGSPRPGLPGTPGARPSGGDRPGGGGLPGTPGARPSGLGGDRPGGGLPGGSVRPNPYGDRSTGAAGPPRSGSSPRPGMPGSSSAQRSPFLNRDDDDDDDDIDLGTRRPGLPGTPGARPSGLGGDRPGGGGLPGERSSPRPGGLGGDRPGGGSSNLPGARPAGLGGDRPGGSGLPGGRSGSRPGGSNPPGSSARSGPFTATPGGGSSKSQGKKGKDNKEKGDGLRGKLPFFGKGKDKGGQGKSGDKSARAAGLPSREQSARPATALPGAASGRPTPSSARSGTASRSRTQAKALPDARQAPRIVNRGLDLDRKLDLIGVALVVLGGIMLFGILPSMSLGVLPPVEGGLTGTINRFLSQLFGWGKIVWPALCFGIGIWLMLRYFGGQMFDVDYFRVVGALVLYGGALAWLQMLQLVDDAAPTVETFKPISYDLAVKTGEGGGWFGHQIYFFLLSQLGDWGTLVLMIGWLVLGVMLTFNVSAIQIGQFAVSGVIFLRTRGDRTQRRLAREVAQAESVAVARPGEARAALSPSPSPSRPRSGPRQMPLAPAAVTGGGQGQAPGGSGVPASASQDAPERPRPVIRRRGDEETNPSVDVTASLAEASPGVTASGESKPEPATSRFRKPSLFGGSASREEAKPGDGKRPASVGEDESETDEQASGSRFGRFGSLMRRGGSGDGADETPDAKSRGDKQGGKEKEKASEKPDQPSRSPMARPLAAAVAGAALALDRPDRGADRDALDAFDDEDDDEDEDAGATTPAAPAAAEESPAPRGPRPLPGAPSRMLPGNAPAASAAPVESGDGEQGDDKEPYRPFSRPLPGRRIPPFDPQRAAGPSQRPEQDAAGRMTPPDESDALPPVRDRAQAMGLPSRPGMPPRHVPPVVEMPDGDLDDDEDEQPRRTPLSAAVPGSEDRPTAVPARPAAAGTLPGHNPFVSAAAAHDADEDEAMTAPAQSSAFDVDDADLDDDDDEAFEAIDLGDDGEAMSVEEPRARPAFFTGDARPQGLISRRPMPGSVAPVRAPIPGRPGSRPTPSGTNGDGDEQPAPVGSSLPRSPVMSDTGANGSGDEETEKAVAEETSAEVPVETPTMRATVETPAVTDDTTPAAAETPPDEEPEEAPAPVSAGRPQSAAKPPSRPANRPLSTERPAPSRREDVASIASAAAATAAAAGTAAVQAARDLTRRDAVSLGALKDKDEGQPAPARTASQKLRWEVPDFRNLLKKGSEQRVDDEILLDKARMIEDTLDSFGAPGKVVEVNPGPVITQFGVEPDYLVNRSGKRTRVKVSSIARLDADLALALAARSIRVEAPVPGKGFVGIEVPNDEITAVNLYDVMDSPEFRRINSKLRIALGLSVDGTPVAADLTAMPHLLIAGTTGSGKSVCVNTIINCLLLSNAPEDLQFIMVDPKRVELTGYNGIPHLLSPVVVDLERIVGVLQWVQREMDDRYRRFAAVGARNIVDYNGKLRPDEKRMPYIIVVIDELADLMMLAPDETEKLLARLAQMARATGIHLIISTQRPSVDVVTGLIKANFPARIAFAVASMMDSRVILDQPGAEKLLGRGDMLYQSPDAPAPLRMQGVYVSDEEINNVTRYWKTQGLNKSSAPQEDGLVSFPKTNGNGRSGSRPAMRGEPGQQQAFWDDSNQPNFDVGDDDGGDGRDEMYDEAVELVKRLNKASISLLQRRLRIGYTRAARLIDIMENEGIVGPAESGSKPREVLRRD
- a CDS encoding GH1 family beta-glucosidase translates to MTPFEFPSSFIWGAATASYQIEGAVSEDGRGESIWDRFSHTPGKVENGDTGDVAADHYHHYLDDVALMQDLGLDAYRFSIAWPRILPQGQGPVNEAGLDFYDRLVDALLAANITPFATLYHWDLPQALQDEQDGWGSRAIVEQFVHYADIVSRRLGDRVKHWTTHNEPYVFAYVGHALGVHAPGLADTRLAVQVGHHALLSHGAAVPVLRQNAGPEAQVGIVLNFGPIYTENNDPEVLAEARLKDAWGNRWFIEPVLRGEYPAELLDQPEFSALQIEPGDMSLISAPVDYIGINYYTRHLLGAKPDWNPERTEMGWEIYPQGLHDLIVRLHKDYQPKALYVTENGAAFDDAVTSGQVHDPRRTAYLRDHLRACAAAIEQGAPLKGYFVWSLMDNFEWSLGYGKRFGIVHIDYDTGQRRPKDSAAYYRSVIKANAAIDSYSGT